One genomic window of Fimbriimonadia bacterium includes the following:
- the lipA gene encoding lipoyl synthase — translation MQQRLPDWLKIRLPRMETVQQVEQMVRSAHLHTVCESARCPNLHECWSKKTATFMILGDICTRSCGFCAIKVGRPLAPDPDEPRRVAETAKQMGLRHVVVTSVARDDLPDEGAQQFADTIRSLHTAMPDSIVEVLTPDFKAAEWRVRLVTDAGPEIFNHNVETVPRLQTVVRPQAGFERSLETLRTAKRLAPHIYTKSGIMLGLGETHAEVVDTLRALRSAGVDAVTIGQYLRPTMNHLPVVEYVEPARFKEYETIGEEMGFAFVASGPFVRSSYNAAAFSKKMMAERMSKTG, via the coding sequence ATGCAGCAGCGCCTTCCCGACTGGCTCAAGATCCGGCTTCCGCGCATGGAAACGGTCCAGCAGGTGGAGCAGATGGTCCGTTCTGCACACCTCCACACCGTGTGCGAGAGCGCCCGTTGCCCGAACCTGCATGAATGCTGGTCGAAGAAGACTGCGACGTTCATGATACTGGGCGACATCTGCACTCGCTCCTGCGGCTTCTGCGCCATCAAAGTGGGCCGCCCACTCGCTCCCGACCCGGACGAGCCCAGGCGCGTGGCGGAAACCGCCAAGCAGATGGGTCTCCGTCACGTGGTCGTCACTTCGGTGGCCCGAGACGACCTGCCAGACGAAGGGGCGCAGCAGTTCGCAGATACCATCCGATCGCTTCACACGGCAATGCCCGACAGCATCGTCGAGGTGCTCACACCGGACTTCAAGGCAGCCGAGTGGCGGGTGCGCTTGGTCACAGACGCGGGTCCCGAAATCTTCAACCACAACGTGGAGACCGTGCCTCGTCTGCAGACGGTGGTGCGTCCGCAAGCCGGATTCGAGCGAAGTCTCGAGACTCTGCGAACCGCAAAGCGTCTCGCGCCGCACATCTATACCAAGTCCGGCATCATGCTGGGCCTCGGCGAGACGCATGCAGAAGTCGTGGACACGCTTCGCGCCCTTCGCTCCGCCGGTGTGGACGCCGTTACCATCGGCCAGTACCTCCGGCCTACCATGAACCATCTGCCGGTCGTGGAGTACGTCGAGCCGGCTCGCTTCAAGGAGTACGAGACAATCGGTGAGGAGATGGGCTTCGCGTTCGTGGCTTCGGGCCCGTTCGTGCGCAGTTCCTACAACGCGGCCGCGTTCTCCAAGAAGATGATGGCGGAGCGCATGTCGAAGACTGGGTAA
- the recO gene encoding DNA repair protein RecO, with the protein MNRRTYTVEAFVAHRRDLGETDKLLVLFSREMGRISAIARGARKPGSPLAGSTDALCFAKYHLAKGRQLDYVTQAQPLRTFAHLRSDLLRTACALELAEIVERAIGDHQPNEAAYDLALLTMEMLDGASDPAAVSAWSEIHLMGVLGYHPRLHDCASCHRPLPPRAAFSAAAGGLLCRTCSEGRRDALGLSAAAVAELRTLAAADSPPPALEACGALRRVYRTVWQHVLDSDLRSANFLDDLLSVG; encoded by the coding sequence ATGAACCGGCGTACCTACACCGTCGAGGCCTTCGTCGCGCATAGGCGGGACCTGGGCGAGACTGACAAGCTGTTAGTGCTGTTCTCACGGGAGATGGGGCGCATCTCGGCCATAGCACGCGGCGCCCGCAAGCCCGGAAGTCCACTGGCGGGTAGCACGGACGCACTCTGCTTTGCCAAGTACCATCTAGCTAAGGGCCGGCAGCTGGACTACGTGACGCAAGCACAGCCCCTCCGCACCTTCGCACATCTCCGCTCCGACCTACTACGGACGGCATGCGCGCTCGAGCTGGCCGAGATCGTGGAGAGAGCGATTGGGGACCATCAACCCAACGAGGCCGCCTACGATCTCGCGCTTCTTACGATGGAGATGCTGGACGGGGCCTCCGACCCCGCGGCGGTTTCCGCCTGGTCGGAGATCCATTTGATGGGAGTCCTCGGCTACCACCCTCGTCTCCACGACTGTGCTTCTTGTCACCGTCCCCTGCCGCCGCGAGCTGCATTCAGCGCAGCAGCGGGCGGCCTGCTGTGCCGAACATGCTCAGAAGGTCGCCGCGACGCACTAGGGCTGTCGGCTGCGGCCGTGGCCGAGCTACGCACCCTGGCTGCAGCCGACTCCCCACCGCCCGCCCTCGAAGCCTGCGGGGCCCTTCGCCGCGTGTACCGAACCGTTTGGCAGCACGTCTTGGACAGCGACCTTCGTTCCGCCAACTTTCTGGATGACCTACTCTCAGTAGGCTGA